The DNA sequence TCACCGTGCTTGACACATTCCGACCTGCTTCGCAGGATATCACAGAGGTTGAACCCGTTAAGACCATTCAACAAGCTAAACCGTTAACCCAAGACTCAGAATGTGATGCGAATCATGTTTGCTCTGAAACTACAAGTTGTGGAGTCCCTAGTCAATGGGTTTATGTTGACGATGCAAATAAGTATCGAACATTAAAGGGCCGAGTTACCGAGTCCTTTATGGCCTATGAGGATAATCCCCTCAATCACTATTCCCGTGATCGAAATTTCTTTGTTCGGCCTGACCCTGATTATGAATATATGGTTGCCAAACCAGGTAATTGGGCAACTGGTGATGCTGGTGAGCGCGGAGCCATCGAAGTTGAATGGGAGTCAGGGGCTTTCCCACTATGGGCTTTACCAGTCAAGGGTGATTATGTTCATGTGCGCGGAGCCTTTGTGTTCGATTGTGGACATGGTGGCCCAAATCATTATCGCTCGGAAATTCACCCTGCCCATGTGGTGATGTCACTGCGTGGAGGGGTTGGTGGATCAACTGGTATCATCCGCAATCTGGATGGAACAATTAATTCTACTACCCCAATTCAAGTAACCAAAGCCGATATTTTCGGTTCTGGCGATGGGGGATTGATTATTAGTGATTTGGATTGTCAGTTCGAAGCCTGTAATAGGGGATTTTGGTATCAACCTATCCGTCTTGCTGAGCCAAATAATGATAATACTCAAGGGGCACCAGCAATTTATAACTTTTTTGTTCCTGCCCCGCTGAATAATACTCCCAATGCCCAGTTAATTTATGACCTTACCCCTCGCTCAGTAAGTCCTAAGTCAACCGGCCCCAAGATAGGATATCCAGATGAATCGGCAAAGGCAAATGTGTATGATATTTTGAAAGAAGAGCCACAACGAATTAGTTTAACACCGATCTTGGGATCTAACCCTGGAGTCCAAGTGGCGGTAGATTTTACTGGCTACACTCCTCCCGACAAATTCCAATTCGAAGCCTTTGGCTTTACGGTTCAAGTTGGGTGGGGTTACCCATCAAACCATGTAGATGAGCCGATTGGCAATACTCAAGCACCTGTGCGCTTACAGGTTGAGCTTACCTCATTACGTAATAATGGATTACCTTGTGGTGGATGTTGGCCTGATATCGAGTTGTATACCTCGGTTGAAGATCAATCATCATGGTTTTATGTCAAAAATATTGGTCTTGGTGAGACAACAAATCTTGGCGGATTAAGAACACCTGGAGATGATCATACCTATCCCAACTTTTTTGACTTAATAATTCCCGATAATAGTCACTTAGATATTCATGCGAGAGTTATTCAAGAAAACAATCTTGCTAATTCCATTATTGGTAATACCACATTTGTTCATTTTGCAAACCAAGGATTTGGTGTGCCGGATAGCCCTCTTGATCAAGATATTATTAATAACTCTGACCCAGCATCATGGATTGATGAATGCAGGGGC is a window from the Herpetosiphon gulosus genome containing:
- a CDS encoding vWA domain-containing protein; translated protein: MAYEDNPLNHYSRDRNFFVRPDPDYEYMVAKPGNWATGDAGERGAIEVEWESGAFPLWALPVKGDYVHVRGAFVFDCGHGGPNHYRSEIHPAHVVMSLRGGVGGSTGIIRNLDGTINSTTPIQVTKADIFGSGDGGLIISDLDCQFEACNRGFWYQPIRLAEPNNDNTQGAPAIYNFFVPAPLNNTPNAQLIYDLTPRSVSPKSTGPKIGYPDESAKANVYDILKEEPQRISLTPILGSNPGVQVAVDFTGYTPPDKFQFEAFGFTVQVGWGYPSNHVDEPIGNTQAPVRLQVELTSLRNNGLPCGGCWPDIELYTSVEDQSSWFYVKNIGLGETTNLGGLRTPGDDHTYPNFFDLIIPDNSHLDIHARVIQENNLANSIIGNTTFVHFANQGFGVPDSPLDQDIINNSDPASWIDECRGADLPNWNPPCFSIQYSVRDLAVDHLFVVDTTGSMARGLAAVKEEIQRIVSQLERSGVNYRIAIVDVKDIPDYSQGVRTALGFSSNPQAIINAVNGLDAGGGGDMPEPIYTGMMLGLTNKDGSIGAWRMTAAKYVTVFTDTEPKGPDFLGNGYTALDVVEAAKALDPAVISAIALDDNLEAHAKLKELTTETGGIFLNPTSYEEIREALHTVVNDSIPPIAPLNGATVQFATSMITITEALSQTTYSRDSEYHPANDGHRAIPSNGAWYQRTSLYHGAEWNAGLSTRYQLYHGHHAD